In the Malaya genurostris strain Urasoe2022 chromosome 1, Malgen_1.1, whole genome shotgun sequence genome, one interval contains:
- the LOC131440572 gene encoding uncharacterized protein LOC131440572 translates to MDESMDVNPSMNPIPPRTKKYQESSSGPWIVFFRRISKPLNILQINKGLTSRYSSIKEIIKINNDKIRVVVNNLKHANDIVSSEHFIKEYKVYIPSKDVEIDGVVTEASLSVDDLLKHGVGRFKNSMLEGVKILECKQLYSVVHEEGKKVYRPSDSFRVTFAGSALPSHVYVDKIRLPVRLFVPNVMNCTNCKKFGHTATYCSNKPKCIKCEGPHKDNDCNKEIEKCIYCGNSPHDDISVCTAFKVHKDKIKLSLKARSKRTYAEMLKTVIDVPPLETENGFSNLEEPEDSDSDENSEGNSFITTQGSVKRKKSSSKLPKKTPKISSSKKDPRVKQKKSKPKTVPPGLSNSQTNPGSSTEKDNNPVGSISQPPTGLLKFSEIVEWIFSAFNISEPIKTLIMAFLPIARTFLKQLSAQWPIVSGFVSFDG, encoded by the coding sequence atggatgaatccatggacgtaaatcctagcatgaatccgatacccccacgaacgaaaaaatatcaggagagctcttctgggccttggatagtcttttttagacgtatatcaaagccattaaacattttacaaattaataaaggtttgacatcacgatactcttcaatcaaagagatcataaaaataaataacgataaaattcgtgttgtggtaaataatttgaaacacgcgaatgatattgtctcttcggaacatttcattaaagagtataaagtttacataccctccaaagatgtcgaaattgacggtgttgttaccgaagcgagtctttcggtagatgatttactcaagcatggtgttggtcgtttcaagaactctatgcttgagggtgtgaaaatactggagtgcaaacaactgtactcagtagttcatgaagagggaaagaaagtttatcgcccatcagactcgtttcgagtgacatttgccgggtctgcgttgccgtcccatgtctatgtcgataaaattcgcctccctgttcggctttttgttccaaatgtaatgaattgtacgaactgcaaaaaattcggccacacagctacttactgtagtaataaaccaaaatgtattaagtgtgaagggcctcataaagataatgattgcaacaaggaaattgaaaaatgtatttattgtgggaatagtcctcatgatgatatttcagtatgcactgcatttaaagtgcacaaagacaaaattaagctttctttaaaagcacggtctaagcgcacatatgcagaaatgcttaaaacggtcattgatgtcccccctttggaaaccgaaaacgggttttcaaatctagaggaaccagaggactctgactctgacgaaaatagtgaaggtaattcgtttatcactacccaagggtcagttaagagaaagaagtcttcctccaaattaccaaaaaagacacctaaaatttcatcttcaaaaaaagatccccgtgttaaacaaaaaaagtcaaaaccaaagactgtgcctcctggtttgtcaaattcacaaaccaatccaggatctagtacagaaaaagataataatccagtgggctccatttcacagccaccaacaggattactgaagttttcggaaattgttgaatggattttctcagcattcaatatatctgaacccataaagaccctcataatggcattccttccaatagctagaacctttttgaagcagttatcagctcaatggccaattgtctcaggttttgtatcttttgatggataa